The Polaribacter sp. KT25b genome contains the following window.
TTCCTAAAAAAGTAAGGTGTAAATAACCAATTACAAAGTCGATAATTTGTGATACCAATTCAGCAAAAAACGGAATAGAAGTTAATAATTGTAACACAATTTTAAAGACAAAAAGTATATAAATAAATTGTAATAATCGATATATAAAAGGATTTATTCTTTTTGATAAATCAGCCTTTAAATTATTTATAATCTGTTGAAGTTTTATTAATGCAATCAATTGTAAAACAGCGCCTAAGAATGCTAAAATATAAATGAATATCGAAGGTTTTATCCAAAGAAAAGATAAGAATAAAGTAAAGCAACAGCTTAAAATCATCAACTTATAAAATAAAGAAAATGCTTTTTTGTTGATAGAAATCTCATGCTTTTCTAAAAAGAAAATAAACAATCCTAAAAGACAAAAAATTAACCATCCATTATATTGAAAATGTAAATAGAAGTAGATAGCATTTTTATATAGATGAGTCGTATTGCCAAGTGTATTCATAATAATTCCCAAAGCCCAAGGCCCAATACTAGAAATCACTAAAAATAGGAGGGAAACATTTACAAATTTATAAGAAAAAGTATTTTTTACAAAAGTAGTATGCTTTCTAAAAAAAGCATAAAACCAATATGTACAAATTAAAAAAAGTGTAGAAAAAATGATAGAATAGAGTGCATATCCAGTTATAGGGAAACTTAACAACATTCCTAAAATGGTAATTTGTGTAGCTAAAAATAAAATCAAGTATTTTTTACGAGCTTCTTTTTGTATAAATAAATGAAAAATTAAAGTAGTTAAAGCGATATAAACCCAACCTAAAAGCGCAATATGCGAATGTGTATGAACTATATATTTATAGGTTGCCTCAACATTTGTAACAGGAAATAATCTTAGTAAAATACCTAAAGATGCAGCTATTAAAAAATAGAAGAGACTTATAAAACTATATATTTTATTTTTTATCAAAATTTTTATGATGCTATTTGAAATAGATTAATATTGTTTTCTTTTCAATTTTTTAAAAGTTTATTTTCTTCTGATAAAAAACAACCTGAGGATTTTTTTGACTAAATTATTCTTTTTATTGTTAATTCTTACAGAGTTATATACTAAAAATGTATCAAAATATTTAAATCTTATTTCCTCTTTTCCCTTCCAATACTGTATTTATAAGATTTAAACTTACTTTTTTCAGCATAAATTATACTTTACAAATATAAAAAGATAAAAATATCCTTTTATATGATATTCGTCATGTTTTAAACTCAAAAACAATAATAAATTTGTCACAATAAAAGATGAAAAAGTCTTTTTTTATTAAGCTTTTAACTAAAAACAAATTAACAATGAAATTATTAAAAACAATATGTGTATTATGTGTTGCTAGCATACTATTTTATAGTTGTAAAAAGGATGAAAAAAAAGAAATAGCAATTAAAGATAGTGCAACCATTTATATTAAAGGAACCATGGAAGCAGAATTAACTTCACCTCCTTTTGTACCAGCACCTGTGGGAGATAGAACAGCTAAAAAGTTACTAGTAAAAATGGAAATTCTTGAAAAAGAAGGAGAGATGACAGATGGTGTTAAATATGTTTATTGGACTTTTGGAGGTTCTGTTCCTGGTAGTTTTATTAGAACAAGAGTTGGTGATGAAGTAGAATTCACATTGTCTAATCATCCAGATAATAAATTGCCTCATAATATAGATATGCATGCTGTTACGGGTCCTGGTGGTGGTGCAGAATCTTCTTTTGTGGCGCCAGGTCATGAAAAAACCTTCTCTTTTAAAGCTTTAAACCCAGGTTTATATGTGTACCATTGTGCAACAGCGCCAGTTGGAATGCATATTGCAAACGGAATGTATGGTTTAATTTTAGTTGAACCAGCAGGAGGTTTACCTAAAGTAGATAAAGAATACTACATAATGCAAGGAGATTTTTATACAAAAGGAGCTACTGATGAAAAAGGATTGCAAGCTTTTGATATGACAAAAGCAATAAAAGAAGATGCAGATTATGTTGTTTTTAATGGTAAAGTTGGTGCTTTAACTGGCGACAATGCAATTACTGCAAATGTGGGCGAAACTGTTCGTTTATTTGTTGGTAATGGTGGTCCTAACTTAACGTCTTCTTTTCATGTTATTGGAGAAATTTTTGATAAAGTTCATGTAGAAGGAGGAGATTTAATTAATGAAAATGTACAAACAACTTCAATTCCTTCTGGTGGCGCTGCAATTGTAGAATTTAAAGTAGAAGTTCCTGGAACTTTTATTATTGTAGATCACGCAATTTTTAGAGCATTTAATAAAGGTGCTTTAGGAATGTTAAAAGTTTCTGGAGAAGAAAATAAAAAATTATATTCTGGTGTAAAACAAGAAGGAATTTATCATCCAGAAGGAGGTACAATTCAAACAATGCCAGAAAATGATCAAAAAGAAGTTGTTGTAAACACTAAAGAGAAACCTTTAGCACAAAAAATAGCTGACGGTAAACAATTATATATGACTACTTGTTTTGCTTGTCATCAAGCAGAAGGACAAGGAATTCCGAATGCATTTCCTCCTTTAGCGAAATCAGATTATTTAAATGCGGATGTAAAAAGAGCTGTTGGTATTGTTTTAAACGGAAAAACAGGAGAAATTACAGTAAATGGAAATAAATATAACAGCGTTATGACCAAGCAAACTTTATCTGAAGAAGAAGTTGCAGATGTATTAACGTATGTTTATAATTCTTGGGGAAACAACAAAACAAATGTTAGTATAAGTACTGTTAAAGAAGTTAAAAACGGTAAGTAAACACTAAAATTTAAAAAGATGAAAACTATTTTAAGATTGATAATTTGTATACTATTTTTTTATTCAACTAATGCAAGTTGTCAATCTAAAATGGTTAAAATTAAAGGAGGAAAATACATTCCTTTATACGGTAGAGATTCTATGAAAGTGTCTATAAATGATTTTTCTATGGATGTATTTCCTGTTACAAATAAAGAATATTTAGCGTTTGTAAAGAAAAATCCAAAATGGCAAAAATCAAAAACCATAAAATTATTTGCTGATGAAAGCTATTTACGTGATTGGAAATCTGATACTTTACTAAATGTAAATCAAAAATTGAATTCACCAATTACAAATATTTCATGGTTTGCGGCAAAAGATTATTGTGAATGTATGGGCAAAAGATTGCCAACTGTTGATGAATGGGAATATGTTGCAATGGCAGATAAAAAAATGCCAGATGCAAGAAAACTAAAAACCTATAACGAATTTATTCTAGGTTGGTATGAAAAACCAAAAAGCTTTAATCAAACAATAGGTTCTACATTTAAAAATTATTGGAATGTTTATGACTTGCACGGTTTGGTTTGGGAATGGACTTCAGATTTTAATTCGGTTTTAATTTCTGGTGAATCTAGAAAAGATGTAGATGCTGATGCAAATTTATTCTGCGGAAGTGCAGCAATTAATGCCACAGATTTAATGAATTATGCAGCCTTTATGCGTTATGCAATTAGAGGAAGTTTAAAAGCAAAATACACTATGAAAAACCTTGGGTTTAGATGTGTAAAGGATAATTAAAAAAGAAAGAAAAATGAAATTAATTAAATATCTATTATTACTAACTGTAACAACTACTTTATTAAGTTCTTGCAATAAATCTACAGCTAAAGAAACAGAAATGAGTACAGTTTCTTATCAATGCCCAATGAAATGTGAAGGCGATAAAGTTTATGTAGAAAAAGGCTCTTGTCCTGTTTGCAAAATGGATTTAAGACTCGTTTCTAAATCAACAAAAGTTAAAAGTGATAAAATTTCTGATGAATCTATTTTTAACTTAACATCAAAATGGAATACAGAAGAAGGTAAAACAATCACTTTAAAAGATTTAAAAGGTAAAACCTTAGTTGTGGTAATGATTTATACAACTTGTAAAGCTGCTTGTCCAAGATTAGCAGCAGATATGAGAAATATTGAAGCTAAAATTTCTGAAGATTATAAAAATGATGTGAACTATATTTTAGTAAGTATAGATCCTAAAACGGATACTCCAGAAAAATTGAAAAAGTTTGCCATCGAAAATTATATGGATGAAGATCAATGGACTTTTTTACAAGGAACAGAAAGTGGCGTTAGAGAATTTGCAAATGTTTTAGCTGTTAAATACAAAGAAATATCACCTATAGATTTTTCGCACTCAAATATTATAAGTGTTTTTAATCCACAGGGAGAAATAGTGCATCAGCAAGAAGGTTTAGGTGTTGATAATAAAGAAACAATTACAAAAATTATAGAAACAATTAATAAAGATTAAAATGAATATAACTAAAGAAAATACAGTAGCAGAAGTAGTTACCTATAATATAAAAACAGCAGATGTGTTTAAAAAACACGGAATAGATTTTTGCTGTGGAGGAGGAATTTCAATAGAAAAAGCTTGTAAAAAGCATAATGTTTCTTTTGAAGAAATGGAAAAAGAATTGTTAAATGTTAATAATCCAACGTCTAATGCTTATAATTATGATAGCTGGAAACTAGATTTTTTAGTAGATCATATCGAAAACATTCATCATAATTATGTTACAGAAAATACACCAATAGTTTTGCAATATGCTGCAAAAGTGGCCAAAGTTCATGGACATCATTATACAGAAGTTATAGAAATTAATAAACTTTTTAATGAAGTAGCGCAAGAATTAGCAGCGCATTTAAAAAAAGAAGAATTAATTTTATTTCCGTTTATCAAGCAATTAGTTAAAGCTGATAAAGAAGGTATAAAAGTAAAAACACCACATTTTGGAACTGTAAATAATCCTATTGCAATGATGGAAGAAGAGCACGAAAGTGCTGGCGATATTTTAAAAGAAATTAAGAAACTTTCTGATAATTATACTCCGCCAAATGGAGCTTGTAATACATTTAAAGCGTTATATGCTAAGTTAGATGAATTTGAACAAGATTTACATCAACATATACATTTAGAAAATAATATTTTGTTTCCAAAAGCTATTGCTTTAGAGAAAAAAAATAATCTTTAATATAGTACAAAATTCTTTCCCCAAAGTAAAAAAATGAGTGTTAAAAATAGTTTTAACACTCATTTTTATTTTGATAATTACACAGCTTTATTTTAAACTTTTTTCTTCTTCTTTAAATGATAATAGTCATGTTTTATAGTGTTAAATAATAATACATTGCAAGCTTATTTTAAATTAATTACACCTTTAAATTAAATAGATGAAAAACGCACATTCCTTTCATATTCCTGTTATGGGAATTGGATTTACAATTGATTCTCCTTTAAAAGTTGCACAATATGGTATTGACTCTGTAATTTCTTTAGTTGATGATATTCTAATAGAAAAAATGCGAAAAGTTTACAGCGAAAAATTTGAAATTCCTTATAAAGAAATAACAGATAAAGCTGAAGATTTTAGAGCAAAAAGAATTACTTCATATTTAAATTTATTACAAGAACAAACCGAAGAAAAATTTCATCAACTTAAGAATATAACATCAGAAAAAAGCAAAGCTTTAAAAGAATATATTCATTTGTTACCAGAATATTCTACCTTAAAAAAAGATTTTGTAAAACTAACAGAAGAAGGTATCGATTTTACGAAGCTAAAAGATTGGGCTCATAAAAATTTAACATCTGGTAGTATTGATGTAAATATA
Protein-coding sequences here:
- a CDS encoding SCO family protein, whose amino-acid sequence is MKLIKYLLLLTVTTTLLSSCNKSTAKETEMSTVSYQCPMKCEGDKVYVEKGSCPVCKMDLRLVSKSTKVKSDKISDESIFNLTSKWNTEEGKTITLKDLKGKTLVVVMIYTTCKAACPRLAADMRNIEAKISEDYKNDVNYILVSIDPKTDTPEKLKKFAIENYMDEDQWTFLQGTESGVREFANVLAVKYKEISPIDFSHSNIISVFNPQGEIVHQQEGLGVDNKETITKIIETINKD
- a CDS encoding formylglycine-generating enzyme family protein, encoding MKTILRLIICILFFYSTNASCQSKMVKIKGGKYIPLYGRDSMKVSINDFSMDVFPVTNKEYLAFVKKNPKWQKSKTIKLFADESYLRDWKSDTLLNVNQKLNSPITNISWFAAKDYCECMGKRLPTVDEWEYVAMADKKMPDARKLKTYNEFILGWYEKPKSFNQTIGSTFKNYWNVYDLHGLVWEWTSDFNSVLISGESRKDVDADANLFCGSAAINATDLMNYAAFMRYAIRGSLKAKYTMKNLGFRCVKDN
- the nirK gene encoding copper-containing nitrite reductase; the protein is MKLLKTICVLCVASILFYSCKKDEKKEIAIKDSATIYIKGTMEAELTSPPFVPAPVGDRTAKKLLVKMEILEKEGEMTDGVKYVYWTFGGSVPGSFIRTRVGDEVEFTLSNHPDNKLPHNIDMHAVTGPGGGAESSFVAPGHEKTFSFKALNPGLYVYHCATAPVGMHIANGMYGLILVEPAGGLPKVDKEYYIMQGDFYTKGATDEKGLQAFDMTKAIKEDADYVVFNGKVGALTGDNAITANVGETVRLFVGNGGPNLTSSFHVIGEIFDKVHVEGGDLINENVQTTSIPSGGAAIVEFKVEVPGTFIIVDHAIFRAFNKGALGMLKVSGEENKKLYSGVKQEGIYHPEGGTIQTMPENDQKEVVVNTKEKPLAQKIADGKQLYMTTCFACHQAEGQGIPNAFPPLAKSDYLNADVKRAVGIVLNGKTGEITVNGNKYNSVMTKQTLSEEEVADVLTYVYNSWGNNKTNVSISTVKEVKNGK
- the ric gene encoding iron-sulfur cluster repair di-iron protein → MNITKENTVAEVVTYNIKTADVFKKHGIDFCCGGGISIEKACKKHNVSFEEMEKELLNVNNPTSNAYNYDSWKLDFLVDHIENIHHNYVTENTPIVLQYAAKVAKVHGHHYTEVIEINKLFNEVAQELAAHLKKEELILFPFIKQLVKADKEGIKVKTPHFGTVNNPIAMMEEEHESAGDILKEIKKLSDNYTPPNGACNTFKALYAKLDEFEQDLHQHIHLENNILFPKAIALEKKNNL